From a single Vitis vinifera cultivar Pinot Noir 40024 chromosome 18, ASM3070453v1 genomic region:
- the LOC100252324 gene encoding protein DCL homolog, chloroplastic isoform X1: MAMAYVASSLLPVRLHRNPISLHLSPSLRSFPSRQTTSLRPVLCARKPRSPGGKLGSQDARASDFLRKPTISPGDDGGGSSVREKSYKGREEEEWVDWEDQILEDTVPLVGYVRMIIHSGKWGSSCRYENGDRLSLEHEKFVLEKLLAYHPECEKKIGCGIDYITVGYHPDFEGSRCLFIVRNDGELVDFSYWKCIKGLIRKKYPQYADSFILRHFQRRYN; encoded by the exons ATGGCGATGGCTTACGTGGCTAGTTCACTGCTGCCTGTCCGCCTACATAGAAACCCCATCTCTCTCCACTTATCTCCTTCCCTTCGCTCTTTCCCTTCCCGTCAAACGACGTCGCTTCGACCAGTCCTATGTGCCCGGAAGCCTCGGTCCCCCGGTGGCAAACTCGGGAGCCAAGATGCCCGCGCTTCGGATTTTCTTAGGAAGCCGACTATCTCGCCTGGCGACGATGGCGGCGGCAGCAGTGTGAGGGAGAAGAGCTATAAGGGGAGGGAAGAAGAGGAATGGGTTGATTGGGAGGACCAGATTTTGGAGGACACTGTACCACTGGTTGGATACGTCAGGATGATAATTCATTCGGGAAA ATGGGGATCTTCTTGCAGATATGAAAATGGTGATAGATTAAGTCTGGAGCATGAGAAGTTTGTTCTAGAGAAGTTGCTTGCATATCATCCAGAGTGTGAAAAGAAGATTGGTTGTGGAATTGATTATATAacg GTTGGATATCATCCTGACTTTGAAGGCTCACGATGTTTATTCATAGTCCGGAACGATGGAGAATTGGTTGATTTTTCATATTGGAAATGCATAAAGGGCCTAATCAGGAAGAAGTACCCCCAATATGCAGACAGTTTCATTCTCAGGCATTTCCAACGCCGTTATAACTGA
- the LOC100252324 gene encoding protein DCL homolog, chloroplastic isoform X2: MAMAYVASSLLPVRLHRNPISLHLSPSLRSFPSRQTTSLRPVLCARKPRSPGGKLGSQDARASDFLRKPTISPGDDGGGSSVREKSYKGREEEEWVDWEDQILEDTVPLVGYVRMIIHSGKYENGDRLSLEHEKFVLEKLLAYHPECEKKIGCGIDYITVGYHPDFEGSRCLFIVRNDGELVDFSYWKCIKGLIRKKYPQYADSFILRHFQRRYN; encoded by the exons ATGGCGATGGCTTACGTGGCTAGTTCACTGCTGCCTGTCCGCCTACATAGAAACCCCATCTCTCTCCACTTATCTCCTTCCCTTCGCTCTTTCCCTTCCCGTCAAACGACGTCGCTTCGACCAGTCCTATGTGCCCGGAAGCCTCGGTCCCCCGGTGGCAAACTCGGGAGCCAAGATGCCCGCGCTTCGGATTTTCTTAGGAAGCCGACTATCTCGCCTGGCGACGATGGCGGCGGCAGCAGTGTGAGGGAGAAGAGCTATAAGGGGAGGGAAGAAGAGGAATGGGTTGATTGGGAGGACCAGATTTTGGAGGACACTGTACCACTGGTTGGATACGTCAGGATGATAATTCATTCGGGAAA ATATGAAAATGGTGATAGATTAAGTCTGGAGCATGAGAAGTTTGTTCTAGAGAAGTTGCTTGCATATCATCCAGAGTGTGAAAAGAAGATTGGTTGTGGAATTGATTATATAacg GTTGGATATCATCCTGACTTTGAAGGCTCACGATGTTTATTCATAGTCCGGAACGATGGAGAATTGGTTGATTTTTCATATTGGAAATGCATAAAGGGCCTAATCAGGAAGAAGTACCCCCAATATGCAGACAGTTTCATTCTCAGGCATTTCCAACGCCGTTATAACTGA